ATGCGCAGCCGCAAGGCAGGGCTCGCGCGAAGGGGAGATGCCTTCGTCGCCCTGCCCGGCGGCTTCGGGACGCTCGAGGAGGTCTCCGAGATCCTCGTCGAACGGCAGCTGCGCTTCCACGCCAAGCCCCTCGTGCTCCTGAACGCCGACGGATTCTGGGATCCCCTTCTCGCGCTCTTCGCGCGCATGACCGAGGCGGAGCTTCTCGCGCCCGAGCACGCGGGCGTGATCCGCGTGGTCGCGAGCGTTTCCGGAGTTCTCGAAGCGATCGAAGCCGCGCCCGGCGAGCCCGCGCCGCCTTCCGTTTCGAAGTGGTGAACGTCCGACCCGTCTCTCGCTGACGCGCGCTTCGCGAGCTGGCGGTTTCGCGTCGGGTTCGCGCGAATGCGCCGACTCAAGACGAGCCACCGAAAGCACGAATCGACCCGAGGGGAGGCTTCTTGCATGTCGATTCCGGTCACGCCTCGGGCTCCGTCCGCGCTCGGCGCGATCCACGAGGCGATGCCGTGCTGAGTCGACTCACGATAAAGCTCCGCATCGCCGCCTACCTGGCCGGAATGGCCGTGCTCTTCTCCGCCTTCATGCTGCTCTTCTTCCCGCCTCAGGCGCGGAAGCTCGGCGACCGCCTGATGGCCGATTCCACCGTCACGGTCGCGAGCCTCTTCGCCGCGAGCCTGGAGCGCGGGTACGACTCGCTCGGCTTCGGCGGAGAGGAGGTCATCGGAACCGCGTTGCGGAGCCTCTCCGGCGAGTCGATCACGCTCGGGGAAGCCGATTCGGGCCGCCCTTCACTCGAGACGCGAGAGCACGCACCGATCGAGATCACGCGCATCACGGTCTACGACGAGGACGGCGCGCGGATCGACGGCTGGAGCGACGAGGGGCTCTCCGGAGCGAACGTCGCTCCCGAGCGAGCGCTGAAGCTCGAAGACCTCGAAGACCAGGACCTGCTCCGGGTCACGGCGCCGGTCTACAGCGGAGCGGTCTTCAAAGGCTTCTTCCGGATCGATTTCTCGAAGCGCACCCTGCAGAGCCTGGTCCGCAGGAACTTCGCCGCGTCGCTCGCGGCGTCGGCTCTGGTGCTCGCGGGGATGGTCGTGCTCGGCTGGCTCGTCGGACGCTCGATCTCGGCGCCGATGGAGCGGATCGCCGCCGCGATGCGCGACCTCGAGGGGGGAGCCGGCGACCTGACCTTCCGCCTCGACGTCGAGTCGAGCGACGAGATCGGGCGTGTCGCCGCTCACTTCAACTCGTTCGTCGCCAAGCTGCAGAGCGTGATCCGCGACGTATCAGAGAACGCGCAGACGCTCGGCGCCGCCTCCGGCGAGCTCGCGAGCATCTCCGATCGTCTGGTCGAGAACAGCGAGTCGGTTCGCGAAGGAGCGAGTGCCGTCGCGTCGCGCACGCACGAGGTCTTTTCGAGCATCGAGACCGTCGCCGGGGCCGCACAGGAGGCGCACCGCAACGTCGCCAGCGTCTCGAGCTCGACGGAGCTGATGAGCGAGAACATGGCGCAGGTCTCGCTCGCCGCCGAGGCCGTAGCCTCCAACGCGGTCGAGGTCGAAGGCTCCGTGCGCGACATCTCGGACGCGATGACG
This genomic interval from Deltaproteobacteria bacterium contains the following:
- a CDS encoding TIGR00730 family Rossman fold protein; the protein is MSGDGRFAVTVYAGSRTRARAEHLSLAAELGSAIAKRGWVLVYGGSNVGLMGACADAALRAGGRVEGVILDSFSRVAHHGLHVLDVVGDMRSRKAGLARRGDAFVALPGGFGTLEEVSEILVERQLRFHAKPLVLLNADGFWDPLLALFARMTEAELLAPEHAGVIRVVASVSGVLEAIEAAPGEPAPPSVSKW
- a CDS encoding methyl-accepting chemotaxis protein — its product is MLSRLTIKLRIAAYLAGMAVLFSAFMLLFFPPQARKLGDRLMADSTVTVASLFAASLERGYDSLGFGGEEVIGTALRSLSGESITLGEADSGRPSLETREHAPIEITRITVYDEDGARIDGWSDEGLSGANVAPERALKLEDLEDQDLLRVTAPVYSGAVFKGFFRIDFSKRTLQSLVRRNFAASLAASALVLAGMVVLGWLVGRSISAPMERIAAAMRDLEGGAGDLTFRLDVESSDEIGRVAAHFNSFVAKLQSVIRDVSENAQTLGAASGELASISDRLVENSESVREGASAVASRTHEVFSSIETVAGAAQEAHRNVASVSSSTELMSENMAQVSLAAEAVASNAVEVEGSVRDISDAMTTIRDNTEKAATVSRQGAEKATPVQQLLRELTQSAEATGKIVALIQKVADQTNLLSLNASIEAASAGEAGKGFAVVANEVKDLARETTEATKKIELQISDMQSFTRQSVAAIGQIIELIEGAQKINASIAKAVDDQTRTSAKVFEATSDSTKMIADVTGNIGEASNTAAEVAAKASDLMRGIAQISENVGNAARGALEVAAHIESVRLSSVDSSNEATGVRKRAQDLTELSTRLKSLVGQFRV